A DNA window from Streptomyces sp. CA-278952 contains the following coding sequences:
- a CDS encoding PQQ-dependent sugar dehydrogenase: MHRRLIRPLAALACTLLAAAGALTAQQRPADATPALAVAAAADEFQQVTLAKGVAETGEPMTLAVLPDRSVLHTSRDGTLRLTDAAGATKVAGKLDVYSHDEEGLQGIGVDPGFATNRFVYLYYAPKLTTPSGDAPANGSAADFAPFDGVNRLSRFVLGADGSLDIASEKKVLDVPASRGLCCHVGGDIDFDAQGNLYLSTGDDSNPFASDGYTPIDERAGRNPAYDAQRSSGNTNDLRGKVLRIKVGADGSYTIPSGNLFAPGTAKTRPEIYAMGFRNPFRMSVDKPTGTVYLGDYGPDAGTANAGRGPAGQVEFNRITKAGNYGWPYCTGDNSPYVDYNFATSTSGAAFSCAAPKNTSPNNTGLTDLPPAQPAWIPYDGGSVPEFGGGSESPMGGPVYRYDAASTSTVKFPQSFDGDYFAGEFGRKWIKRIEQSGDGTVQSINAFPWQGTQVMDMAFGPDGALYVLDYGTGYFNGDANSAVYRIEYVTDGRAPLAKATANRTSGQAPLTVAFSSAGTSDPDGDPLTYAWKFGDGGTSTAANPSHTYTANGRYTAELTVSDGTGSTATASVIITVGNTAPTVTLNLPADGSIIDPGAAVPFTVTVTDPEDGTIDCSKVKVTFIIGHDSHGHPQTSATGCSGTVQTIADGEHDPNANIFGVWDAEYTDKGAGGQPALTTHDQNITQGSKRQAEHFSGSAGVQIVDKATANGGKTVGYIDNNDWISFTPYILGNATKVTARVSSGGAGGTLEVRAGSPTGTLLGSAAVPATGGWDTFRDVSADLTDRPAATTTLYLVFKGGSGSLFDLDDFTFTTSGATAPGGELKGIGGKCAEAAGGASADGTQIQLWTCNRTAAQKWTPGTDDTLRALGKCLDISGAGTADGTRIQLYGCNGTGAQKWVAQADGTLKNPMSGKCLDASGASSADGTKLHLWTCHTGANQKWTLS; encoded by the coding sequence GTGCACAGGAGACTCATTCGACCTCTCGCGGCACTGGCCTGCACCTTGCTCGCCGCCGCGGGCGCTCTCACCGCCCAGCAGAGACCCGCCGACGCGACACCCGCACTCGCGGTGGCCGCCGCGGCCGACGAGTTCCAACAAGTCACCCTCGCCAAGGGGGTGGCGGAGACCGGTGAGCCCATGACGCTCGCCGTCCTGCCCGACAGGTCCGTGCTGCACACGTCACGGGACGGCACCCTCCGCCTCACCGACGCAGCAGGCGCCACCAAGGTCGCCGGGAAACTGGACGTCTACTCGCACGACGAAGAGGGCCTGCAAGGCATCGGCGTGGACCCCGGCTTCGCCACGAACCGCTTCGTCTACCTCTACTACGCACCGAAGCTGACGACCCCCTCCGGCGACGCGCCCGCGAACGGGTCCGCGGCGGACTTCGCCCCCTTCGACGGCGTCAACCGGCTGTCGCGTTTCGTCCTCGGAGCCGACGGCTCACTCGACATCGCCAGCGAGAAGAAGGTCCTCGACGTTCCCGCGAGCCGCGGACTGTGCTGCCACGTCGGTGGCGACATCGATTTCGATGCCCAGGGCAACCTGTACCTCTCCACCGGTGACGACAGCAACCCCTTCGCCTCCGATGGCTACACCCCCATCGACGAGCGCGCCGGCCGCAACCCCGCGTACGACGCCCAGCGCTCCTCCGGCAACACCAACGACCTGCGCGGCAAGGTGCTGCGGATCAAGGTGGGCGCCGACGGGAGCTACACCATCCCGTCCGGCAACCTCTTCGCGCCCGGAACCGCGAAGACCAGACCGGAGATCTACGCCATGGGGTTCCGCAACCCCTTCCGGATGAGCGTCGACAAGCCCACCGGCACCGTCTACCTCGGCGACTACGGCCCCGACGCGGGCACGGCGAACGCGGGACGCGGACCCGCCGGGCAGGTGGAGTTCAACCGGATCACCAAGGCCGGCAACTACGGCTGGCCCTACTGCACCGGCGACAACAGCCCCTACGTGGACTACAACTTCGCCACCTCGACGTCGGGCGCCGCCTTCTCCTGCGCCGCCCCCAAGAACACGTCGCCGAACAACACCGGCCTGACCGACCTCCCCCCGGCCCAGCCCGCCTGGATACCGTACGACGGGGGTTCCGTCCCCGAGTTCGGCGGCGGCTCGGAGTCACCGATGGGCGGGCCCGTCTACCGCTACGACGCGGCCTCGACCTCCACCGTCAAGTTCCCGCAGAGCTTCGACGGCGACTACTTCGCCGGCGAGTTCGGCCGCAAGTGGATCAAACGGATCGAGCAGTCCGGCGACGGCACCGTACAGTCGATCAACGCCTTCCCCTGGCAGGGCACCCAGGTCATGGACATGGCCTTCGGCCCGGACGGCGCGCTGTACGTCCTCGACTACGGCACCGGCTACTTCAACGGAGACGCCAACAGCGCGGTCTACCGTATCGAGTACGTCACCGACGGACGCGCCCCGCTCGCCAAGGCCACCGCGAACCGCACCTCCGGCCAGGCCCCGCTCACGGTGGCGTTCTCCTCGGCCGGGACCTCCGACCCCGACGGCGACCCCCTCACCTACGCCTGGAAGTTCGGTGACGGGGGCACGTCCACGGCCGCGAACCCCTCACACACCTACACCGCCAACGGCCGCTACACCGCCGAACTGACCGTCTCCGACGGCACCGGCTCCACCGCCACCGCCTCCGTCATCATCACCGTCGGCAACACCGCGCCCACCGTCACCCTCAACCTGCCCGCCGACGGCTCCATCATCGACCCGGGCGCCGCCGTCCCCTTCACGGTCACCGTCACCGACCCCGAGGACGGCACGATCGACTGCTCCAAGGTGAAGGTCACCTTCATCATCGGCCACGACAGTCACGGTCACCCGCAGACCTCCGCCACCGGCTGCTCCGGCACCGTACAGACCATCGCCGACGGCGAGCACGACCCGAACGCCAACATCTTCGGCGTCTGGGACGCCGAGTACACCGACAAGGGGGCAGGGGGCCAGCCCGCCCTGACCACGCACGACCAGAACATCACCCAGGGCAGCAAGCGGCAGGCCGAGCACTTCAGCGGCTCCGCCGGCGTCCAGATCGTCGACAAGGCCACGGCCAACGGCGGCAAGACCGTCGGCTACATCGACAACAACGACTGGATCTCCTTCACCCCGTACATCCTCGGCAACGCCACCAAAGTGACCGCCCGGGTCTCCTCCGGCGGTGCGGGAGGCACCCTGGAGGTACGGGCCGGCTCACCCACCGGCACGCTGCTCGGCTCGGCCGCGGTCCCCGCCACAGGAGGCTGGGACACCTTCCGGGACGTGAGCGCGGACCTGACCGACCGCCCGGCCGCCACCACCACCCTGTACCTCGTCTTCAAGGGCGGCAGCGGCTCCCTCTTCGACCTCGACGACTTCACCTTCACCACCAGCGGGGCCACCGCGCCCGGTGGTGAGCTCAAGGGGATCGGCGGCAAGTGCGCGGAGGCCGCCGGCGGAGCGAGCGCCGACGGGACGCAGATCCAGTTGTGGACGTGCAACCGGACAGCCGCCCAGAAATGGACGC